A window from Citrus sinensis cultivar Valencia sweet orange chromosome 5, DVS_A1.0, whole genome shotgun sequence encodes these proteins:
- the LOC107176389 gene encoding receptor protein kinase CLAVATA1-like has translation MANLKSLKVLNISGNGFQDYFPGQIVVGMTELEVLDAFNNNFTGPLPVEIVSLKNLKHLSFGGNYFSGEIPESYSEIQSLEYLGLNGIGLNGTAPVFLSLLKNLREMYIGYFNTYTGGIPPEFGTLSKLRVLDMASCNISGEIPASLSQLKLLGALFLQMNKLTGHIHPELSGLISLKQLDLSLNCLTGEVPESFSALKNLTLVQLFKNNLRGPFPSFVGDYPNLEVLQVWGNNFTGELPENLGRNRKLLLLDVTSNQIEGKIPPDLCKGGRLKSLILMQNLFSGPIPEELGACESLTKFRAMKNQLNGTIPAGIFNLPLLKMIELDHNLLSGEIPENLSISDSLNQLKVAYNNIAGKIPPSIGNLTNLNVLSLQNNRFNGELPEEMFNLKVISLINVSSNNISGEIPTSISGCISLTTVDFSRNSLSGEIPKAISQLRDLSILNLSRNQLTGPIPTDMQDMMSLTTLDLSYNNLNGEVPSGGHFPAFDEASFAGNPNLWLPRNVTCLPSIYSAQHSHASSFGTSKLLITAMALVSALLIVE, from the coding sequence ATGGCAAACCTTAAGTCGCTCAAGGTCCTCAATATCTCCGGCAATGGCTTTCAAGATTATTTTCCTGGTCAGATTGTTGTTGGAATGACAGAGCTCGAGGTTCTCGACGCTTTTAACAACAATTTCACCGGTCCACTTCCGGTTGAGATTGTAAGCCTCAAAAATCTCAAGCATCTCTCTTTTGGCGGCAACTATTTTTCGGGCGAGATACCGGAGAGTTACTCTGAAATTCAGAGTTTGGAGTACTTAGGCTTAAACGGCATCGGACTTAACGGCACAGCCCCAGTGTTCTTGTCTCTGTTAAAGAATCTAAGAGAAATGTATATTGGCTACTTCAACACCTATACCGGAGGAATCCCACCTGAGTTTGGAACGTTGAGTAAACTCCGAGTCCTCGATATGGCAAGTTGCAATATCTCCGGTGAGATTCCTGCGAGTTTAAGCCAGTTAAAGCTCTTGGGTGCATTGTTTCTTCAAATGAATAAACTCACAGGTCATATTCACCCTGAGCTCTCTGGTTTGATTAGCTTGAAGCAGCTTGATCTGTCGTTGAACTGTCTCACAGGAGAGGTACCAGAGAGTTTCTCAGCGTTGAAAAATCTCACTCTCGTGCAATTGTTCAAGAACAATCTCCGCGGACCATTTCCCTCGTTTGTTGGAGATTATCCAAATCTTGAGGTTCTTCAAGTATGGGGAAACAACTTCACCGGTGAGTTGCCCGAGAATCTTGGGCGAAACCGGAAGCTCTTGCTACTCGACGTTACATCGAATCAGATTGAAGGAAAGATTCCTCCTGATTTGTGCAAAGGAGGGAGGCTGAAGTCGTTGATTCTGATGCAAAATTTATTCTCCGGTCCGATTCCTGAGGAGCTTGGGGCGTGCGAGTCCCTGACCAAATTTAGAGCGATGAAGAATCAGCTTAATGGAACAATCCCCGCTGGAATATTTAATTTGCCGTTGCTGAAAATGATTGAGTTAGACCATAACCTATTATCAGGCGAAATTCCAGAGAATTTGTCAATAAGTGATTCACTTAATCAATTGAAAGTAGCCTACAATAACATCGCTGGTAAAATCCCTCCCTCAATTGGAAATTTAACTAATCTTAATGTTCTCTCGCTCCAAAATAACAGATTCAATGGAGAACTTCCTGAGGAGATGTTTAATCTGAAGGTGATTTCGCTAATAAACGTCAGCAGCAACAACATTAGTGGTGAAATTCCCACTTCCATCTCAGGATGCATCTCTCTAACAACAGTTGATTTTAGCAGAAACAGCCTATCTGGAGAGATTCCCAAAGCAATTTCCCAACTGCGAGATCTGAGCATTCTTAATTTATCTAGAAACCAACTCACTGGTCCAATACCAACCGACATGCAAGACATGATGAGCCTCACAACTCTTGATCTCTCTTATAACAACTTAAATGGTGAAGTTCCTTCGGGCGGTCACTTTCCGGCTTTCGACGAAGCCTCATTCGCTGGAAATCCTAACCTCTGGTTACCGCGAAATGTCACTTGCTTGCCTTCCATATACTCTGCTCAACATAGCCATGCATCGTCGTTTGGCACGTCAAAGCTTCTAATCACCGCCATGGCGCTAGTCAGTGCCTTGTTGATTGTAGAATGA